AAACCACGAATGGAAGAAATCGCCTTGCAGATTGCTCCTTTCCCCGGAGTCATTGATACCCTTTCCGCCTTAAGCAAAGCCCATCCGCTCATGATTATTACCTCCAATAGTTCTGCCATAGTGAGAGGCTTTGTGAAACGGACAGCACTCGAAGGCATTGAAGATATTATCGGAGCCGAGGAAGAGACCAGTAAGGTGAAAAAGATACGGCGTGCCAAAAAAATGTTCCCGAAGCATTGTCCCTATTATATTGGCGATACCTTGGGAGACATTTACGAAGCGCGCAGAGCCGGGGCGGTTCCCATTGCCGCCGCTTGGGGCTGGCACGATAAAGAACGCCTGCAACGGGGCAAGCCTCGCCATATCATGACCCACCACAACGAACTGCGCGCATTTTTCGGCGTCGATACTACCGATACAAATTCACCTTGATTCATGGTCTGGCGAACGGAACGATGCTCTTTTCTAAAAGTC
The nucleotide sequence above comes from Candidatus Hydrogenedentota bacterium. Encoded proteins:
- a CDS encoding HAD family hydrolase, whose product is KPRMEEIALQIAPFPGVIDTLSALSKAHPLMIITSNSSAIVRGFVKRTALEGIEDIIGAEEETSKVKKIRRAKKMFPKHCPYYIGDTLGDIYEARRAGAVPIAAAWGWHDKERLQRGKPRHIMTHHNELRAFFGVDTTDTNSP